A window of Pseudomonas guangdongensis contains these coding sequences:
- a CDS encoding GNAT family N-acetyltransferase, producing MTQHLDFTPLAALQHPLLHKFYRAQRSPMRIPDGAQPWVARGADILAALNLTPLDGGQWLTGLLVSREHRRQGLARHLIDHALAATPAPTWLFCHPDLADFYQRLDFTPSEHLPPSLAERLQRYRRHKRLVAMVR from the coding sequence ATGACGCAGCACCTCGATTTCACCCCGCTCGCCGCGCTGCAACATCCCCTGCTGCACAAGTTCTACCGCGCCCAGCGCAGCCCAATGCGCATCCCCGACGGCGCCCAACCCTGGGTCGCGCGCGGCGCGGACATCCTCGCCGCCCTGAACCTCACCCCGCTCGATGGCGGCCAGTGGCTGACCGGCCTGCTGGTCTCCCGCGAACACCGCCGCCAGGGCCTGGCCCGCCACCTGATCGACCACGCCCTCGCCGCCACGCCCGCCCCTACCTGGCTGTTCTGCCACCCCGACCTCGCCGACTTCTACCAACGCCTGGACTTCACCCCCAGCGAACACCTGCCGCCCAGCCTGGCCGAACGGCTGCAGCGCTACCGACGGCACAAGCGACTGGTGGCGATGGTGCGCTGA
- a CDS encoding tyrosine-type recombinase/integrase has translation MGEITDRQMGTKPSDKDIWLNESAPKGHGRFIARITPGGDRLFYYRYTDSTGKRIRLPLGAYDRDGTSGLTLKAARLRARELTDLYLSGITDLREHLEAEEAARIAARDAELARLAEERAAAEAEQARQAARKSVADLFEHWARVDLINRKDEGAEVRRMFQKDVLPVIGHLAVSDVKKGHITEVTDALLARGVNRMAKLIFSLMRQMFRFAVDRDLIEHDPSASIRKAKIGGKDVERDRVLSEDEIRLLAQKVSGAGLLVTSEAAIWIALSTCCRIGELLAARWEHIDWDKGTWLIPADNSKNGRAHTVMLSPFAVKQFRRVQELNGSTPWCYPNTDGSGPVCPKTVTKQLGDRQRSPEQGTMSRRSTKAQALLLSGGKWTPHDLRRTGATLMTALGVLPEVAERCLNHTEENKVKRTYQRHSYIAEMSDAWMRLGEHIEQLTSAEF, from the coding sequence ATGGGCGAAATCACTGACAGGCAGATGGGCACCAAGCCGTCGGACAAGGATATCTGGCTGAACGAGTCAGCCCCCAAAGGGCATGGACGCTTCATCGCACGCATCACTCCTGGCGGGGATCGCCTGTTCTACTACCGCTACACGGACTCGACCGGTAAGCGGATTCGACTCCCTCTGGGGGCCTATGATCGTGACGGGACCTCGGGCCTTACCCTGAAAGCTGCACGTCTGCGCGCCCGAGAACTGACTGATCTTTACCTGAGCGGCATTACCGATCTGCGGGAACACCTCGAGGCCGAGGAGGCTGCACGCATTGCTGCCCGCGATGCCGAGCTGGCACGCCTGGCAGAAGAGAGGGCTGCCGCCGAAGCCGAGCAGGCACGCCAGGCTGCCCGTAAAAGCGTTGCCGACCTCTTCGAGCACTGGGCCAGGGTCGACCTTATCAACCGGAAGGATGAGGGTGCCGAAGTCCGGCGCATGTTCCAGAAGGATGTACTGCCCGTCATTGGCCATCTCGCGGTTTCTGATGTGAAGAAGGGACATATCACTGAGGTGACCGATGCGCTGCTTGCCCGGGGCGTCAATCGCATGGCCAAGCTGATCTTCAGCCTAATGCGTCAGATGTTTCGCTTTGCCGTGGATCGTGACCTGATCGAGCATGACCCCTCGGCCAGCATTCGGAAGGCCAAGATCGGCGGTAAAGATGTCGAGCGCGATCGAGTGCTGAGCGAGGACGAGATCCGCCTTCTGGCCCAGAAGGTGTCCGGGGCTGGCTTGCTGGTCACATCCGAAGCGGCAATCTGGATTGCTCTCTCAACATGCTGCCGCATCGGTGAGTTGCTGGCGGCGCGCTGGGAGCATATCGACTGGGACAAAGGCACCTGGCTGATTCCTGCTGATAACAGCAAAAACGGCAGAGCGCATACCGTCATGCTGTCACCTTTCGCCGTAAAGCAGTTCAGGAGGGTGCAGGAGCTCAACGGTTCTACCCCTTGGTGTTATCCGAATACTGACGGTAGCGGCCCGGTATGTCCGAAGACCGTGACCAAGCAACTGGGAGATCGCCAGCGCTCGCCTGAGCAGGGCACCATGAGCCGGCGCAGCACAAAAGCCCAGGCCTTGTTGCTGTCCGGTGGAAAGTGGACACCTCATGACCTGCGTAGAACGGGCGCTACGCTCATGACGGCTCTCGGCGTTCTGCCAGAGGTTGCCGAACGCTGCCTGAACCACACCGAGGAAAACAAGGTGAAGCGTACCTACCAGCGGCATAGCTACATCGCAGAGATGAGCGATGCCTGGATGCGTTTGGGGGAGCACATTGAGCAGCTGACGTCGGCGGAGTTCTGA
- a CDS encoding AAA family ATPase yields the protein MSTIYRRPELAAQMARQLLNPGVLDEGLRSGLFISGLRRTGKTTFLRNDLIPALEQAGALVIYVDLWSDTLTSPSKLLHAAIRQTLEELQTPSSALLDRLKRIGGLDIEALGFKLGFTVESIGKEDGPTLAQALSEVVDKAKTDIVLIVDEVQHAITSEEGQQLLLALKAARDAINPRPDTPGHFIFIGTGSHRALVSELTARRNQAFAGATSIPFPLLGEDYVEHLLQRLAHQESSRLPSLVVATQAFKTLGNRPEEMIKALRQLLSGAPSDSDPDTQLPVIAATLRSMAADIELMKVDQLGSLAKAIFGRIAATEGDARGLFSAEAAAAYSRQVGREVRIEEIQPIVNQLVDDNIIMRRGHGLYCVTDPFVQEIWRERQDFLDRIDDL from the coding sequence ATGAGCACCATCTACCGACGCCCCGAGCTGGCCGCCCAGATGGCTCGCCAGCTACTCAACCCAGGCGTGCTCGATGAGGGCCTGCGCTCCGGGCTGTTCATCTCGGGGCTACGACGCACGGGCAAGACCACCTTCCTGCGTAACGACCTTATTCCTGCCCTGGAACAGGCCGGTGCCTTGGTCATCTACGTCGACCTGTGGAGCGACACGCTGACCAGCCCGAGCAAGCTGTTGCATGCCGCCATCCGTCAGACACTCGAGGAGCTGCAGACGCCTTCATCGGCCCTACTTGATCGGCTCAAGCGGATCGGCGGCCTGGATATCGAGGCGTTGGGCTTCAAGCTCGGCTTCACGGTGGAAAGCATCGGCAAGGAAGATGGGCCAACACTGGCTCAGGCGCTGAGCGAGGTGGTCGACAAGGCCAAGACCGACATCGTGTTGATCGTCGATGAGGTCCAGCATGCCATCACGTCCGAGGAAGGACAGCAGCTGCTCCTCGCGCTCAAGGCGGCACGGGATGCCATCAATCCGCGTCCCGATACACCCGGCCACTTCATCTTCATCGGCACCGGCTCGCACCGGGCGCTGGTCAGTGAACTGACTGCACGACGAAATCAGGCCTTCGCCGGCGCAACCTCTATCCCGTTCCCACTGCTGGGGGAGGACTACGTTGAGCATCTGCTGCAGCGGTTGGCCCACCAGGAAAGCAGCCGGCTACCTTCTTTGGTCGTCGCCACTCAGGCCTTCAAGACGCTGGGCAACCGACCGGAGGAAATGATCAAGGCGCTGCGGCAACTGCTGAGTGGCGCCCCTTCGGATAGCGATCCGGATACCCAGCTCCCGGTCATCGCAGCCACGCTGCGCTCCATGGCGGCCGATATCGAGCTGATGAAGGTCGATCAGCTGGGCAGCCTGGCCAAGGCCATCTTTGGGCGTATCGCGGCGACGGAAGGCGATGCCCGCGGGCTGTTCTCAGCTGAGGCGGCGGCTGCCTACTCCAGGCAGGTAGGGCGCGAAGTCCGCATCGAGGAGATCCAGCCGATCGTGAACCAGCTGGTCGACGACAACATCATCATGCGCCGGGGACATGGGCTGTACTGCGTCACTGACCCCTTCGTGCAGGAAATCTGGCGCGAGCGGCAGGATTTCCTCGACCGCATTGACGATCTTTGA
- a CDS encoding plasmid pRiA4b ORF-3 family protein has protein sequence MSNASVYFILHVQLEPLHLSPPIWRRLLVSGDCTLRKLHHFIQAAMGWHSSHLHEFNDGLHRYLPPDPDFPDFELETRDDRKYKLRRLLKEGDRLRYVYDFGDSWEHVIAVEKVEPCDASGSWCEVLDGARACPPEDVGGVPGYLQFLEVIQAQPLGDEGREALAWAGSAFDAELFDRRAANAAVQRICNNFWG, from the coding sequence ATGAGCAACGCCTCCGTCTACTTCATCCTCCACGTGCAACTCGAACCCCTGCACCTCAGCCCGCCGATCTGGCGGCGGTTGCTGGTCAGCGGCGACTGCACGCTGCGCAAGCTGCATCACTTCATCCAGGCGGCCATGGGCTGGCACAGCAGCCATCTGCACGAATTCAATGATGGCCTGCATCGCTACCTGCCTCCTGACCCCGACTTCCCGGATTTCGAGCTCGAGACACGGGACGACCGCAAGTACAAGCTGCGCCGCCTGCTCAAGGAAGGCGACCGCCTGCGCTATGTCTACGACTTTGGCGACTCATGGGAGCACGTCATCGCTGTGGAAAAGGTCGAGCCGTGCGACGCCAGTGGCAGCTGGTGCGAAGTGCTCGACGGTGCCCGTGCCTGCCCGCCCGAAGACGTCGGCGGCGTGCCGGGCTACCTGCAGTTCCTCGAGGTCATCCAGGCGCAACCGCTCGGTGACGAAGGCCGCGAGGCCCTGGCCTGGGCAGGCAGCGCCTTCGATGCCGAGCTGTTCGATCGCCGGGCGGCGAATGCGGCGGTGCAGCGGATCTGCAACAACTTCTGGGGCTGA
- a CDS encoding DUF932 domain-containing protein, whose protein sequence is MAHLIEQMAYVGQTPWHGLGSELSPHQPLEVWQREAGMNWTIEESPVRFMADTQGHLGTIHAFPEQKVLYRSDTKAPLSVVSNRYQIVQPRDVLEFYRDLSEVSGYELETAGVLKGGRKFWALARTGQGSALKGNDQVNGYLLLATSCDGTLATTATPTTIRVVCNNTLSIALDGAPQAIKVPHNTRFDAQAVKRQLGIAVSGWDEFMYRMKHLAERKIRPHEAKNFFLDVLCEIQPNSAVPEALPNERALKRVESLYGGAGRGANLESAQGTAWGLLNAVTEYVDHERRARSNEYRMDSAWFGQGAQLKQKALDTALRLVA, encoded by the coding sequence ATGGCCCATCTCATCGAACAAATGGCCTATGTCGGCCAAACCCCCTGGCACGGTCTCGGCAGCGAGCTGTCGCCGCATCAGCCGCTGGAAGTCTGGCAGCGTGAAGCCGGCATGAACTGGACTATCGAGGAAAGCCCCGTCCGCTTCATGGCTGACACCCAGGGGCACCTGGGCACCATCCATGCCTTCCCCGAGCAGAAAGTGCTGTACCGCTCGGATACCAAGGCTCCGCTGTCGGTGGTCTCCAACCGCTACCAGATCGTCCAGCCCCGCGACGTGCTGGAGTTCTACCGGGATCTCTCCGAGGTCTCCGGCTACGAGCTGGAAACGGCGGGCGTGCTCAAGGGCGGTCGCAAGTTCTGGGCGCTGGCTCGTACCGGACAGGGCTCGGCGCTCAAGGGCAACGATCAGGTCAACGGCTATCTGCTGCTGGCCACGTCCTGCGACGGCACCCTGGCCACCACGGCGACCCCGACCACGATCCGGGTAGTCTGCAACAACACCCTGAGCATCGCCCTCGACGGCGCTCCGCAGGCCATCAAGGTGCCGCATAACACCCGCTTCGATGCGCAGGCGGTGAAGCGGCAACTAGGCATCGCGGTGTCCGGCTGGGACGAGTTCATGTACCGGATGAAGCACCTGGCCGAGCGCAAGATCCGGCCGCACGAGGCGAAGAACTTCTTCCTCGACGTGCTCTGCGAAATCCAGCCCAACAGCGCCGTGCCGGAAGCGCTGCCCAACGAGCGGGCGCTCAAGCGGGTCGAGAGCCTGTATGGCGGCGCGGGTCGCGGAGCCAATCTGGAGTCCGCACAGGGTACGGCCTGGGGACTGCTCAATGCGGTCACCGAGTACGTCGACCACGAGCGCCGGGCACGCAGCAACGAGTACCGCATGGACTCGGCCTGGTTCGGCCAGGGTGCCCAGCTCAAGCAGAAGGCCCTGGATACCGCACTGCGACTGGTGGCCTGA
- a CDS encoding YqaJ viral recombinase family nuclease gives MEQIKSRTTSSKPRPALRLVKTKAMPREEWLAVRKRGIGSSDAAAAVGLSPYKSQLELWMEKTGRDAALPKADAQDEESPLYWGNILEPIVAAHYTKRSGNRVRRVNAVLQHPSAEFSWMLANIDREVIGADDVQILECKTAGINGARLWKEGVPEYVQLQVMHQLAVTGKQAADVAVLIAGQHVEIHRIERDDFLIGRLMRLEQQFWHYVTTDTPPPADGSASAEQALRTLFPQDNGETLDFSQDSSLSAAFAELQAVREILSTHEKREAQLKQTIQQAMGDATKATFETGSVTWKKARDSESVDLKRLLQDHPELQAQYTAIKPGSRRFLIA, from the coding sequence ATGGAACAGATCAAATCCCGTACCACTTCGAGCAAGCCCCGGCCGGCGCTGCGTCTGGTCAAGACCAAGGCCATGCCCCGTGAGGAATGGCTGGCCGTGCGCAAGCGCGGCATCGGCAGTTCGGATGCGGCGGCGGCCGTGGGCCTCAGCCCCTATAAGTCGCAGCTGGAGCTGTGGATGGAGAAGACCGGCCGGGATGCAGCACTGCCCAAGGCCGACGCCCAGGATGAGGAAAGCCCGCTCTACTGGGGCAACATCCTCGAACCGATTGTCGCTGCGCACTACACCAAACGCAGCGGCAACCGGGTGCGGCGGGTGAATGCCGTCCTGCAGCACCCGTCCGCCGAGTTCAGCTGGATGCTGGCCAACATCGACCGCGAGGTGATCGGCGCGGATGACGTGCAGATCCTCGAATGCAAGACCGCCGGCATAAACGGGGCACGCCTCTGGAAGGAGGGCGTGCCTGAGTATGTGCAGTTGCAGGTGATGCACCAGCTGGCCGTCACCGGCAAGCAGGCCGCCGATGTGGCGGTGCTGATCGCCGGTCAGCATGTCGAGATCCATCGCATCGAGCGTGATGACTTCCTCATCGGTCGCCTGATGCGTCTGGAGCAGCAGTTCTGGCACTACGTCACGACCGACACACCGCCACCGGCGGATGGCAGCGCCTCGGCGGAGCAGGCGCTACGCACCCTGTTCCCACAGGACAACGGCGAGACGCTGGATTTCAGCCAGGACAGCTCGCTCTCGGCGGCCTTTGCCGAGCTGCAGGCGGTGCGCGAGATCCTGAGCACCCACGAGAAGCGCGAGGCGCAGCTCAAGCAGACCATCCAGCAGGCCATGGGCGACGCCACCAAGGCCACCTTCGAGACCGGCAGCGTGACCTGGAAGAAGGCCAGGGACAGCGAGAGCGTGGACCTCAAGCGACTGCTGCAGGATCACCCGGAGCTGCAGGCGCAGTACACCGCCATCAAGCCCGGCAGCCGGCGCTTCCTGATCGCCTGA